Below is a genomic region from Vibrio cortegadensis.
ATGTAGGCAAGAACAACACCGCTGAGCAAACCTGCTAAGTGTGCACTATTTGCTATCGCCATAAATGGTTGAACAAACCCCAGAACGAGCCATACCAGCATGAACCCCACTATTGGTTTTGGAATCGATAAACCTTGATGTGGCGCACGAGTGCCAAAGACCCATAAGTAGCCAACCAATGCATACACAACCCCTGAGAGCCCACCAAAATTAGCCCCTTCAATCCAGTATTGCCCTGCTCCTGATAAAGCGGAAGAAATGACGAATATCTGGGCGAGCTTGAACGCACCCAGCTTTTTCTCAATATCGCCGCCAAGTTGCCACCACCACAGAACATTAAATGCGATGTGCATGACAGAAAAGTGCAATACAGCATGGCTCAACCAACGCCAAATTTGCCATTGTTGTCCTTCAATTGCTGGGAAATGCAAAGCAGAAAATATCTGCTGTCCAAAACCAACTTGTTGCAAAATAAAAACGACAATACAAGTCAGCATAATCACAAGAGTAAAAGGTCCAGCCTTTGCTTTTATCATGGCTAGCATGCTTGGCATTGGATAATGTAGTACGTTCTTTCTCGTTTCAGCCACATCCCACGATGCAGCTTGGTATTTACTCTGCTGAGGGTTTTGCAAAAATTGATTCAGTTCAGATTCGACCTCAATTTGAAATTGCGCATCCCTGAGCCACAATGCAAACTGACCACTTCCTTCTGGCATCATCTGAACTTCAATTTGACGCGTTGCCATATAATCAATGAACGATTGGGCAACTCGAGGATTATTTAATGTGATCAGTCTTATCATTTAGTGATTCTCTATTGGTAACTGTGCACGGTGCCAAGCTTCAAACCCACCATCGACACTATAAACCTGTTCAAAGCCTTGGTTAATTAGATATTGTGCCGCACCTTGGCTACTAATTCCGTGGTAGCACATAACTAAAATAGGCTGTTCAAATTCTACTTCATCCATAAAGGAAACCATACTGTCATTGGTCAAATGATAAGCCGATTTCGCATGAGCAACAGCAAAAGACTGTGGGTCTCGAATATCGGCAAGGCGAGCGCCTTTTTGATCTATCAGGTTGTTGGCATCTTGAACATTAATGTGTTGAAACTGTTCCATTGACTTTCTCTTAGGCTAATTATTATTTCGTCATTGTAACCTATCCCAAGACAAACAAGCACAGACACTCAGTAGGGTTATCCACTAACGTTCAAAAAACCATCGTTTGTGGATAAAGCTGTGGATTGCGTTGATAAAGTGTCACCTAGAAATTAGATCCACTATATATAGTAATGATCCTTATTTATTTGTGTGTAAGATGGAAAGTATCCCCACAAGACAAACCGCTCTCCTGCCTTGATACACCCTGCTTTTTCACTACTGTTGAAGAATTACCCCACAGACTTACCCACAGGTAAAGTTGTCATATACGATCTTATTTCGATTTATTTTCGATCACCCACAAAAAAGCCGAGATCAAATGATCTCGGCTTTTTCATAATATCTGTTTGAGGTCGTTAGAACTCTCCAACCGCCAGTTTCAATTTCTTCATGGCATTTTTTTCTAGTTGGCGAATTCGTTCAGCAGAAACACTGTAAGTTTCGGCCAACTCTTGCAAGGTCGATTTATTATCTTCTAACCAACGAGATCGCACGATATGCTGACTGCGCTCATCAAGAGTAGCCAAAGCGAGCCCTAAGCGGTTATTAGTATGCGACTCCCAGTTATCCGCCTCAATGTTTTCTGCAACATCTGAAGCATGATCTTCAAGATACAGAACAGGAGCAGTATAAGCAGAAGCTGAATCATCATCGTCAGAAGGCATTTCAAACGTTGGATCTTGAGCAGCCAAGCGAGATTCCATTTCGCGAACTTCAGAAGGGTCGACACCCAACTCTTTCGCTACCGTCTCAACTTCACCATTATTAAACCAACCTAAGCGTTTTTTTGACTTACGTAGATTAAAGAATAATTTACGCTGAGCTTTTGTCGTTGCTACTTTTACGATACGCCAGTTACGTAATACATACTCATGGATTTCAGCTTTAATCCAATGAACAGCAAAAGAGACCAGTCGGACGCCCACTTCTGGGTTAAAGCGTTTTACCGCTTTCATCAAACCGATGTTACCTTCTTGGACAAGGTCGGCCATTGGCAGTCCGTAACCGGAATAACCACGAGCCACATGGACAACAAATCGAAGGTGAGAAAGGATCAAACCTTTCGCTGCATCGATTTCACCCTTGTAATGTAGTCGCTCAGCTAGACTGCGCTCTTCTTCTGGTGTCAGCATTGGGTAGCTGTGAGCAGAACGAATATAGCTGTCTAAACTGTCTTGTGTGACTAGAGCCATTGGGTATGCTTGCTTTGTCATTCAATTCCTCATCAATCTCTGATCTGGAGTATTACCTACTTCGAATCGATTAAACTTACATCGATTGAGTATTCTAACCGCCTATCTTGAACCTAAAATGAACAGGATTCAAGTTGGGGGAAGTTATTATGCATAAACTTTCCCCTGATACAAGTCAATAAATAAACCACAGAGCTTACTTATTGCTTAAATATGACCCCATTCACTTATACAGGTTCAATTTCTTTTAGGTGCCTTTGTGCAGAAAGCTTCGCAGCCATACAACCGAGTAACGTCCCAAGCATGAGCAACAATAAGGACTCATCCCAACTCAAGCCTATTAATCGAAATTGACTGTCATAAAGCCGAGCAAGATCGGCGACAGTACTGTTAAGTAATACGGTTATTAATGCGGTTAATACCCACGCACTTACCGCACCTAACAGACCAAACCACATTCCTGAATAAAGGTATGGGCGTAATATAAAGCTATCAGTCGCACCGATAAGCTTCATGGTTTGGATTTCATCTTTATTCGCCAATACATTAAAGCGTAATGTATTACCTACAATCAAAAATACGGCACCAACCATCAAAATCGTTAATGCAATGACGATTGCCGTAGCTAACGTCTGAATGGCACTCAACCGAGCCAACCAATCTTCATCCAAACGCACATCTGTCACTTCTTGTTTCGCTTGAACCTGCTTAGCGATACCTTTTACTTCTGTGTTATCACTCACATTAGGAGTAATAACAAGGACACCGGGCAAGGCGTAGTCATCAAGCAGACTGATCGCTTGATCAAAACCAGAATACTGACTTAATTCACTGAGACCTTGTTGTGGAGAGATATATTCGACCCCCGCCACCACATCCCATCGTTCAATTTCATCTTTAAGCACCATGACCCGGGCGTCTGGCATTCCTTCTTCTATATAAGCACTCACTTGCGAAGAGCCCGTAACATCTTGTGCCGCAACTGAAATATTTTTACCCAATAAGTAAAGACAAGCTGGCATGCTCAATGCCATTGAAATAACGGCTAGGGTTAATAAGTTGCCTAAAGGGCGGCTCCACAATGCTGAAAATGAGGATTTTGCTTGGTTGATGTGGATGCGAATGAAACCATCTGTTTTTGGTCGGTAGCCCGTTCGAGATTTATTTTGGACTTTTTTATTACGACGATTAGCGGCCATAATCTTCGACCTCACTCAAAAAACCTTGATTCAACTCTAAGTGACGATACTGAGGTCGAGAATTCACAAGGCTGACATCATGCGTCGCTAATAGAATGCTGACACCTGCACGATTGAACTCTTCAAATAGCTTAAGTACTCGGCTGGAAAGTTCGGTATCTAAGTTACCAGTAGGTTCATCGGCCAATAGTAGCGTTGGTCGGTTAACCACTGCTCGTGCAATGCCAACGCGCTGTTGCTCACCGCCAGACAGTTGGCTTGGCAAACAACGCGCTTTATCTAATAGATCGGTTTTATCTAATGCTGCCGACACTCGGCGTTTTATCTCATTTTCAGAGATAGATTCAATTCGCATTGGTAGCGCGACGTTCTCAAATACACTGCGATCCATTAACAAGCGGTGTTCTTGGAAGACAATACCAATGTTACGACGCAAAAATGGGATATCTTTGTTTGGGATTCGCGTGATGTCGTGATTATTAAAACTGATTTTGCCATCAGTTGGTCTTTCAATCGCGCAGATCAATTTCAACAAGGTACTTTTACCTGCACCAGAATGCCCCCCCAAAAACGCCATTTCACCGCGACGTAAATGAAAATCCACTTTCTGCAATGCTTGTCGCCCACCGCGATAAGCTTTACTCACTTGTTGAAATTTGATCACCGAATATATCCTCTTACAAGTTAGTCACCATTAACGGCGAACTATTACTCTTCTCGGCTAAATAGCGCTTCAATAAAATCTTGAGTTTCAAACGGACGTAAATCGTCAATGCCTTCACCCACGCCAATAAAACGGATAGGGATCTGGAATTGGTCTGCAATCGCAAAGATAACGCCGCCTTTTGCTGTGCCATCCAATTTAGTCAATGTGATACCGGTTACTGGCGCAACTTCACTAAACAACTTTGCTTGGCTAATTGCGTTTTGTCCTGTACCCGCATCAAGGGTTAGCATAATTTCGTGCGGTGCTGAATCATCAATTTTCTTCATCACTCGAACAATCTTACGCAACTCTTCCATCAGGTTGCTCTTATTCTGTAAACGACCAGCGGTATCGGCGATCACAACATCAACACCACGCGCTTTCGCCGCTTCAATGGCGTCATAAATAACAGAAGCACTGTCTGCTCCGGTATGTTGCGCGATCACAGGAACGTCGTTACGCTCACCCCAAACTTGCAGTTGTTCAACGGCTGCCGCTCGGAAAGTATCACCCGCCGCAAGCATGACTTTTTTACCTTGGCCTTGGAACTGCTTCGCAAGTTTGCCAATTGTCGTGGTTTTACCAACACCGTTCACACCCACCATCAAAATAACGTAAGGTGTTTTGGTGGTATCCACTTCTAGTGGCTGGTCGACTTGAGTCAAGATGTCTGACATCTCTTCTTTTAATAGGCCATATAACGCTTCACCATCTTTCAAATCTTGACGCGATGCTTTTTCCGTTAGGTTTTCGATGATTTTGACTGTGGTGTTCATTCCCACATCAGCAATAAGCAACTGTTCTTCGAGTTCTTCAAAAAGATCTTCATCGATTTTTTTGCCTTTAAACAAGCCAAAGAACCCTGCACCAATATTGGCTTTCGTGCGGCTTAAGCTGCGTTTTAGGCGTGCAAAAAAGCTTTCCGTTGGTTTCTCTTGCTCTTGAACTCTGACTTCTGCTTCTGCTTCTGCTTCTGCTTCTGCTTCTGCTTCTGCTTCTGCTTCTGCTTCTGCTTCTGCTTCTGCTTCTGCTTCTGCTTCTGCTTCTGCTTCTGCTTCTGCTTCTGCTTCTGCTTCTGCTAGGTCAGCATTATCTGCAGTCGCCTCTTCTTCAATACTATTTTGTGTAGTTTCTTCAACCTCAGAAACCTCTTCTTTAAGCTCATCGACCAATTCCTGCTGGGCAAGTTCTTGCTCAACGGCTTCTTGTTCTAATGCTGACTCTTCAATCTCTTGCTTTTCTACTGGGGCTTTTTGATCATCATCACCAAAGCCAAGCCACGAGAGTAATCCGCGCTTCTTTTTTTCTGTCATCTGAGGAGCTTCCTAGATCTACTTAAATAATTACAACTCTCTGCCTTTTCGACAAAGAAAAATGATAAAGCAGTGAAAATTTTTCATTTAGCTTGCTACACTTCACCATTACAAATTTGTTTAACACCCACTCCAATGTCATGGGGCTCGGTATAGTATCACTTTATTAGCGGTCAAAAAATCTATGGTAAGACGTCGTCAGCAAAACACATCACAAAAAAAGCCTTCAACTGGCTTTGTGCGTATCATTAGTGGCTTATGGAGAGGCAGAAAACTTCCTGTCCATGATGCTGAAGGTCTACGACCAACGACCGATCGTGTGAAAGAAACGGTATTTAATTGGTTAGCACAAGATATCCCACATGCTAACTGCTTGGATGTTTTTTCTGGTTCAGGAGGGCTAGGTTTTGAAGCCGCCTCTCGTCAAGCAGACAAAGTGACCTTATTGGAGTTAAACCCTGCGGCTTTCCAACAGATTAAGACTAACATCACCGCGTTGAAAGCCAATAACATAACGGCAGTAAAAACCGATGCTTTAGCTTTTTTAGGCCAATCAGGTACCCCTTATGATGTGGTTTTTATTGATCCTCCCTTTCATAAAGGCTTACTGACAGAAACCGTTACACTTTTAGAGCAAAATGGTTGGCTCAGTGATGGCGCGATGATCTATATTGAGACAGAAAAAGAACTGCTGTTAGAGGGGATACCTCAGCATTGGAACTTACACCGCGAGAAAACCGCAGGCCAAGTTTGCTATCGATTATTTGAAAGGGTAACTGAATGAAAATTCTAATTTTATTAGCGAAAGCGTCTATTGCTTTTGTGTGGTTTGTATTGCTGTTTAATATTTTTCAGCCTTTCCCAGGCAAAGCAGCCATTGCTCTATATATCATGACGGCCTTTCTGTTCATTATGCATGGCTTGCAAATGCTTATCTTCATTGGAGCTTTCGGCGATAAAGTCAAAATGAGTCGCTGGGAACGATGGTCGATTCTTTTCTTTGGTATTTTCGCTCTGCTGGATATACGTCGTAAACATATGATGTGATCTTTCATCGTACCAAATAAAAACGGAGCTCATTATCGAGCTCCGTTTTTTTATTCAATACACTCTATTCGTAGTCTAGCCTAGGTAAAGCTTCACACCATCGAGGAACATTTGAGTTGAAATCATCACTAGCATGAGCCCCATGAGTCGCTCAATGGCTTTCAGTCCCTTCTCACCAAGTAATTTATGGAAGAAGTTATAGAACATCAAAATAAAGAAAGTAGCCCCCCAAGCGAGTAACACAGCGATAGACCAGTCAAAAAGTCTATCGGGCTCTTTACTTGAAAGCAGAAGCAAAGATGCAAGAACCGATGGCCCAGCAATCATGGGAATGGCCATTGGTACGATGAAAGGTTCATCACCCGCCGCCAAACCAGTAATGCTTCCTGCTTGCGGGAATATCATCTTAATCGCAATGATAAATAGAATGATACCACCAGAAATACTTAATGTTTCAGGCTGGACGTGAAGGAAACTCAAGATCCCCTGACCTGCAAATAGAAAGACCATGAGAATAATTAGAGCAAAGAAAAGCTCTCTAATTAAAACCATTCTTCTACGCTTTGGATCTAAGTGTTTTAGGATCGATAAAACGATAGGCAAGTTACCAAGTGGATCCATAATAAGGAACAACATGGTTGCAGCAGATAAGATTTCCATGAAGATAGTCTCACAAAGCCAGAATTGGCGCAGTATAACAGCCTAATTCTGGCTTTTCGATGCTAAAAGCGGGAATACTATTTAGAATGAAAACGTATTAGTGATGACAAACACGCTCTATATTTGTTGCCAGTTTTCCATCCACTTCCACCAGCTTTCCTTTTGATAGTAGGAACTCAAGCAGATCATCTAATGTAAGATCGCTGTGCTGACAAGTACAAAAGCGAGTATCTTGACCATGTTCAGCGGCAACATGTGCATGTAGGTCTTCTTTAGACATTGGGGTTTCGTTTAATAAATTCAGCACATTATGGCCATGAACTTCAGTCATTTTATCCACTCCTATTTTGAGGCACACAGCATAGCGAATTATCAATGCTCTGTTTTGATTTATCACAGTTTAATTTTAGAAAATGATAGAAGACACAATAAGCGCATGGGCAAGAAAATAACTACCTGATATCCAGTAGTTCGCACCTCTTATCGGCTTTCGATAACTGTTAATAACAAACATTAACCCCGAAAAAATAAGAATAAAACAGCCAATAAACCCAAGACTATGCCCTAGCGTGGGTTCTAGTAACCACAACTCTCCACTCGCCCAGCTTAACTGTATTAAGACAATCCCCATAATTGTGGCTGGAAATAGAAAACTATCAAGCTGGGGAAGAAGCAACAGAAACGCCACGATACTGGTCGCCAACAACAATGCAGGTAACCACCACACAATATCGCCAGAAAGCTGCAACCAAAATAGTTTGCTATAGCATATTTGTGCAATCAGAAAGCCAATAAAAGGTAAGACTCTTTTTTCTGTCAGTACGTGCAACACATCTGAGAACATGAAGAGCGCTAAACCCGAAACCATCCAGAACGCAGTGCTTTGAGTCTGAACTTCGGTCAAAACAATCAAAATCAGTAACAACAGCGTAAATACTTTCGCTGCTAAAGAGTGAGTTCGCTCGCCTCGATTAGCGGCCGAAATACAAATATAGCCTGATAGGCTAACAGCTAGCCAACTCCACATATCATTACCTCTGATGATTCATCGCCGTCAGTCTAGGGAGCTATGATTTGATGTAAAGCGATATAGAGAAAAAGTTGGATCTTGATTGTGAATAAGTATTTATTGGCATTACGAGTTTATAAATAATCTAGCCGCGTATTCCTCACAACGCTCAAGCCTTTTATAGCGGCCTCTTCGGCTCAAAAATTAAAGTAAGACACCAAAAGCAAACGATTACAGCGCTTACTCTCTAGCAACCTCCATCTGCGAGCATGGTCATGCCTACTTTTGTCCTTTGAAATCCTAAAAAAAACCAGAAACACCCAACAAATAATTATTAATTTCATATAGTTAAAACAAAAATAACAACTTACACAGAGACAGACTCCACAACCTATCCAGAGCCAACAAAACAATGTAATTGATGACGATTTATTGTCATTGCATCTTTTTTTTGACACTCACCTTACAAACAGAACCAACAGGAATAATTAAAAGTATCATTTACCGACCAAAACAAGATTCAGATAAGGAAAGCGCAATTAAGCAAACTTTACATCTATTAACACAATAAAAACACTAAATACCACCAACAAAAACAACAAGTTAAAACCATTGCCGTATGTTTTTTAGACTTAACGCACAAATAAAAAACACATCAAAAATACAAAAAAAGTAAGGATATAAACAAGATTACTGGGTAGATAATGTATATTTACGAAAGCTTGACAACAAATTAGTTGATCAAACCACCAAAGTAATGCTATTGTTAAAGACATAGAGAACATCCACCAAACAAAGGAGCAGTGTTATGATTTCTTCGTCGCAAAAACAAGGGCTTGTAATGATCGCAGTAGTTGTTGGCCTAATGACACTGCCAATGATGTACTAATCAGTACTATCAAAAATACAAAAAGGGACGCGATTGCGTCCCTTTTTTGTTTTATTCTCATTATTATGAAAGATGATTCATTAATTCATCCCAGTGTAAGTAATAAACACCCAATGCTGCAAAAGTGATCAGCCCCATCAATAACACCACAACTCGCCAAATGAATCGGCTACTTCTCGGGGTTAACTCTCTTTCACATTCATCACACACCGATAAAAACTGTTTTCGGTCATCAAGCTTATAATTATCCTCGTGAACAATCTTATTACGAATCGTCGCGATATATCTCAACTTACCGATAACGTCGTGAGGTAACCTCTCTTCACTACTGGTAATCAGTTGATGCAAACCCTTTCCATCGGCATGGTATTGAACTCTCAACAGCTTCTCGATCTTTCGAGTGTGCGTGACGACTTTCTCAATATCAGACATCGCAGTTCTCCTTAACTCATCATAATTCTAGTCGAGCTACTTTCCATTCTTCTATAAATAGAACACATTTTCGAGCACTTAAGCGTAAATTTGAGTAAATACGATGCATATACCACACCAAAGA
It encodes:
- the ftsY gene encoding signal recognition particle-docking protein FtsY, coding for MTEKKKRGLLSWLGFGDDDQKAPVEKQEIEESALEQEAVEQELAQQELVDELKEEVSEVEETTQNSIEEEATADNADLAEAEAEAEAEAEAEAEAEAEAEAEAEAEAEAEAEAEAEAEAEVRVQEQEKPTESFFARLKRSLSRTKANIGAGFFGLFKGKKIDEDLFEELEEQLLIADVGMNTTVKIIENLTEKASRQDLKDGEALYGLLKEEMSDILTQVDQPLEVDTTKTPYVILMVGVNGVGKTTTIGKLAKQFQGQGKKVMLAAGDTFRAAAVEQLQVWGERNDVPVIAQHTGADSASVIYDAIEAAKARGVDVVIADTAGRLQNKSNLMEELRKIVRVMKKIDDSAPHEIMLTLDAGTGQNAISQAKLFSEVAPVTGITLTKLDGTAKGGVIFAIADQFQIPIRFIGVGEGIDDLRPFETQDFIEALFSREE
- the rsmD gene encoding 16S rRNA (guanine(966)-N(2))-methyltransferase RsmD, which codes for MVRRRQQNTSQKKPSTGFVRIISGLWRGRKLPVHDAEGLRPTTDRVKETVFNWLAQDIPHANCLDVFSGSGGLGFEAASRQADKVTLLELNPAAFQQIKTNITALKANNITAVKTDALAFLGQSGTPYDVVFIDPPFHKGLLTETVTLLEQNGWLSDGAMIYIETEKELLLEGIPQHWNLHREKTAGQVCYRLFERVTE
- a CDS encoding YhgN family NAAT transporter, whose amino-acid sequence is MEILSAATMLFLIMDPLGNLPIVLSILKHLDPKRRRMVLIRELFFALIILMVFLFAGQGILSFLHVQPETLSISGGIILFIIAIKMIFPQAGSITGLAAGDEPFIVPMAIPMIAGPSVLASLLLLSSKEPDRLFDWSIAVLLAWGATFFILMFYNFFHKLLGEKGLKAIERLMGLMLVMISTQMFLDGVKLYLG
- a CDS encoding DUF1145 domain-containing protein, which gives rise to MKILILLAKASIAFVWFVLLFNIFQPFPGKAAIALYIMTAFLFIMHGLQMLIFIGAFGDKVKMSRWERWSILFFGIFALLDIRRKHMM
- a CDS encoding YecH family metal-binding protein, which translates into the protein MTEVHGHNVLNLLNETPMSKEDLHAHVAAEHGQDTRFCTCQHSDLTLDDLLEFLLSKGKLVEVDGKLATNIERVCHH
- the glpE gene encoding thiosulfate sulfurtransferase GlpE; the protein is MEQFQHINVQDANNLIDQKGARLADIRDPQSFAVAHAKSAYHLTNDSMVSFMDEVEFEQPILVMCYHGISSQGAAQYLINQGFEQVYSVDGGFEAWHRAQLPIENH
- the ftsE gene encoding cell division ATP-binding protein FtsE; translation: MIKFQQVSKAYRGGRQALQKVDFHLRRGEMAFLGGHSGAGKSTLLKLICAIERPTDGKISFNNHDITRIPNKDIPFLRRNIGIVFQEHRLLMDRSVFENVALPMRIESISENEIKRRVSAALDKTDLLDKARCLPSQLSGGEQQRVGIARAVVNRPTLLLADEPTGNLDTELSSRVLKLFEEFNRAGVSILLATHDVSLVNSRPQYRHLELNQGFLSEVEDYGR
- the rpoH gene encoding RNA polymerase sigma factor RpoH — translated: MTKQAYPMALVTQDSLDSYIRSAHSYPMLTPEEERSLAERLHYKGEIDAAKGLILSHLRFVVHVARGYSGYGLPMADLVQEGNIGLMKAVKRFNPEVGVRLVSFAVHWIKAEIHEYVLRNWRIVKVATTKAQRKLFFNLRKSKKRLGWFNNGEVETVAKELGVDPSEVREMESRLAAQDPTFEMPSDDDDSASAYTAPVLYLEDHASDVAENIEADNWESHTNNRLGLALATLDERSQHIVRSRWLEDNKSTLQELAETYSVSAERIRQLEKNAMKKLKLAVGEF
- a CDS encoding DUF4145 domain-containing protein, with amino-acid sequence MSDIEKVVTHTRKIEKLLRVQYHADGKGLHQLITSSEERLPHDVIGKLRYIATIRNKIVHEDNYKLDDRKQFLSVCDECERELTPRSSRFIWRVVVLLMGLITFAALGVYYLHWDELMNHLS
- a CDS encoding lysoplasmalogenase — encoded protein: MWSWLAVSLSGYICISAANRGERTHSLAAKVFTLLLLILIVLTEVQTQSTAFWMVSGLALFMFSDVLHVLTEKRVLPFIGFLIAQICYSKLFWLQLSGDIVWWLPALLLATSIVAFLLLLPQLDSFLFPATIMGIVLIQLSWASGELWLLEPTLGHSLGFIGCFILIFSGLMFVINSYRKPIRGANYWISGSYFLAHALIVSSIIF
- the glpG gene encoding rhomboid family intramembrane serine protease GlpG; the encoded protein is MIRLITLNNPRVAQSFIDYMATRQIEVQMMPEGSGQFALWLRDAQFQIEVESELNQFLQNPQQSKYQAASWDVAETRKNVLHYPMPSMLAMIKAKAGPFTLVIMLTCIVVFILQQVGFGQQIFSALHFPAIEGQQWQIWRWLSHAVLHFSVMHIAFNVLWWWQLGGDIEKKLGAFKLAQIFVISSALSGAGQYWIEGANFGGLSGVVYALVGYLWVFGTRAPHQGLSIPKPIVGFMLVWLVLGFVQPFMAIANSAHLAGLLSGVVLAYIDSAKYKKA
- the ftsX gene encoding permease-like cell division protein FtsX, producing the protein MAANRRNKKVQNKSRTGYRPKTDGFIRIHINQAKSSFSALWSRPLGNLLTLAVISMALSMPACLYLLGKNISVAAQDVTGSSQVSAYIEEGMPDARVMVLKDEIERWDVVAGVEYISPQQGLSELSQYSGFDQAISLLDDYALPGVLVITPNVSDNTEVKGIAKQVQAKQEVTDVRLDEDWLARLSAIQTLATAIVIALTILMVGAVFLIVGNTLRFNVLANKDEIQTMKLIGATDSFILRPYLYSGMWFGLLGAVSAWVLTALITVLLNSTVADLARLYDSQFRLIGLSWDESLLLLMLGTLLGCMAAKLSAQRHLKEIEPV